One stretch of Eretmochelys imbricata isolate rEreImb1 chromosome 1, rEreImb1.hap1, whole genome shotgun sequence DNA includes these proteins:
- the LOC144266658 gene encoding uncharacterized protein LOC144266658 translates to MRDFPSAAGGTHSENAGAAGGKGPVQRQRETKRKKTSRRTAVREACGRKCFKAASSSRPPRGT, encoded by the coding sequence ATGCGAGACTTCCCCTCAGCAGCAGGAGGCACACATTCAGAGaatgctggagctgcaggagggaagggccCAGTGCAAcgacagagagagacaaagagaaaaaAGACAAGCAGACGGACAGCGGTGAGAGAAGCGTGCGGCAGAAAGTGCTTCaaagctgccagcagcagcaggccccCTAGAGGAACTTGA